The following proteins are co-located in the Lepidochelys kempii isolate rLepKem1 chromosome 28, rLepKem1.hap2, whole genome shotgun sequence genome:
- the LOC140904260 gene encoding butyrophilin subfamily 3 member A3-like, whose protein sequence is MERDCWKRLLSYTKANVTLDPDTAHPILVVSEDGKSVRRADALQDLPDTPERFDTCHCVLGSEGFTSGRCYWEVEVGNGKYWAVGVARESVRRKGRISPSPEEGIWAMGINGVKGHCKVYHFFSSPGTRLISWDNIKRIGVSLDYEAGQVAFLDADWKSLLFSFPPASYNGERIHPFFWVRGSQLGLCP, encoded by the exons ATGGAGAGGGACTGTTGGAAGAGGCTGTTGTCGTATACAAAGG caaacgtgactctggatccagacacggccCATCCCATCCTCGTTGTGTCTGAGGATGGGAAAAGTGTGAGACGAGCAGACGCGTTGCAGGACCTGCCGGACACGCCGGAGAGATTCGACACATGTCACTGCGTGCTGGGCTCGGAGGGGTTCACCTCGGGGCGATGttactgggaggtggaggtggggaatgggaaatactgggctgtgggggtggccagagagtctgTGAGGAGGAAGGGACGGATCAGCCCTAGCCCTGAGGAGGGGATCTGGGCTATGGGGATAAACGGGGTTAAGGGACATTGTAAAGTGTACCattttttctcctcccctggcaCCCGTTTGATCTCGTGGGATAACATAAAGAGGATAGGGGTTTCTCTAGATTACGAAGCGGGGCAGGTGGCATTTTTGGATGCTGATTGGAAGTCCCTGTTGTTCTCTTTCCCTCCGGCCTCTTACAATGGGGAGAGGATCCACCCTTTCTTCTGGGTGCGGGGATCCCAGCTCGGACTGTGTCCTTGA